A section of the Pochonia chlamydosporia 170 chromosome 2, whole genome shotgun sequence genome encodes:
- a CDS encoding mitochondrial-processing peptidase subunit alpha protein (similar to Eutypa lata UCREL1 XP_007792959.1): MAPALGKRLAVAGIVVFVTLIVYVWQSHLLPNVEKFLPIVHSGHSTVPIVPHKEIRCPSGFGEGQSKSFGNRTTSQAKEHQLVTAPKIIGLVFFGRRATVSILDCYLKRNLATNGGLLDEVIWLQRTSNVEDLALLDRLLESEPGYSRQIIDDANAHDFASSYNLIDNDNMYIKIDDDVQDKVFIEENAIRSIVCTKLTRPDFYVVSANVVNQPMISWIHWNLGAVRPYLPETNKEYPAPEPGHQVDWRATVLPSWDGPSDVNASYWNSPDNKKHRWLPVRGKSDHVLEKTPIMETQYDAFGTGLQRWQVAAQEHYSFFENLEARELWRYKFNIWDFQRLRMGIQFIAMMGHDINAAKPINRDDEEHFSVTMPRKLGRSAVADGRGVIAHYSFGPQSRNGGLSTTDILDRYRSYAKENVCTGPMLWSP, translated from the exons ATGGCGCCCGCATTGGGGAAACGCCTCGCCGTGGCGGGCATTGTCGTCTTCGTCACCCTCATCGTCTATGTCTGGCAAAGTCACCTGCTCCCCAACGTCGAGAAGTTTCTACCAATCGTTCATTCTGGCCATTCAACAGTGCCAATCGTCCCGCACAAAGAGATTCGATGTCCAAGCGGTTTTGGGGAAGGCCAGTCAAAGTCGTTTGGAAATAGGACCACGTCGCAGGCAAAGGAGCACCAACTTGTGACGGCCCCAAAAATCATTGGACTGGTGTTTTTCGGTCGACGCGCTACTGTTTCTATTCTCGACTGCTATCTGAAG CGCAACCTCGCGACGAATGGCGGTCTTTTGGACGAAGTTATCTGGCTACAGCGAACCAGCAATGTGGAGGATTTGGCCCTGTTGGACAGGCTGCTCGAAAGCGAACCGGGATACTCGAGACAAATAATAGACGATGCCAATGCGCATGACTTTGCTAGCTCCTACAACCTGATCGACAACGATAACATGTACATCAAGATAGACGATGACGTT CAGGATAAGGTCTTTATCGAAGAAAACGCTATCCGATCCATTGTTTGCACCAAGCTCACCCGGCCAGACTTCTACGTCGTGTCTGCCAACGTCGTCAATCAGCCCATGATCAGCTGGATTCACTGGAATCTCGGAGCTGTTCGACCCTATCTACCcgaaacaaacaaagaaTACCCCGCGCCTGAACCTGGGCACCAAGTCGACTGGAGAGCAACTGTGTTGCCCTCTTGGGACGGCCCGAGTGATGTCAACGCCAGCTACTGGAACTCGCCTGACAACAAGAAACATCGGTGGCTCCCTGTGCGCGGCAAGTCAGACCATGTTCTGGAAAAGACGCCCATCATGGAGACGCAGTATGACGCGTTTGGTACCGGTCTTCAGCGCTGGCAAGTCGCCGCACAAGAACATTATAGTTTCTTTGAGAACTTGGAGGCCCGAGAGTTGTGGCGATACAAGTTCAATATTTGGGATTTTCAGCGGCTGCGAATGGGTATTCAATTCATCGCCATGATGGGCCACGATATCAATGCCGCCAAACCCATCAACAGGGATGACGAAGAGCATTTCTCCGTGACCATGCCCCGAAAACTCGGCAGGA GTGCCGTTGCCGATGGCCGTGGTGTTATCGCCCATTATAGCTTTGGGCCGCAGTCAAGAAATGGAGGCCTGAGCACTACCGATATATTAGATCGTTATCGCTCCTATGCTAAGGAGAATGTCTGCACGGGCCCTATGCTCTGGTCCCCATAG